One genomic region from Magallana gigas chromosome 3, xbMagGiga1.1, whole genome shotgun sequence encodes:
- the LOC105332807 gene encoding uncharacterized protein isoform X1, which translates to MEMDAGLNFIDHMETKESLPDRPKVLSPDKKKMFFVEEMKNDMNGNPNTIKEGEDGGLEKDASQALLEELRLSESSIGMENKVLVTHSLEDSGFEEKESRPEMKQNFLDDGEERTVETSVGSKSHKKDYHSLFEFTSASSMFLSTEKVTKGGERSSELKKDELMTDSNIKDVASPRSLQSEMIKQSLQPKEFSSPVKQDVSNESNVSIEEDDEKVIIHLDSNLDESTNGSSKVTPLQPVEVERKFKVTADTKIKLVEIGAELHKEKVFLDKYFDNPDYSLTLKDCWLRQRNESWELKVVNGQFTKLASQYQEITETNEIADFLVNHFHRLDLKGLAVDLVIKKLDLQPFVEYTTTRQTYFLPECIIDLDLTDFGYQVGEIEVMATDKSQIPRALETITSVAGKLGLKEDEACAGKFSHYLYRRSRRLYQHLVDSGSVTPVVN; encoded by the exons ATGGAAATGGACGCAGGCTTGAACTTTATTGATCATATGGAGACAAAGGAGAGTTTACCAGACAGACCAAAAGTGCTCTCACCTGACAAAAAGAAGATGTTTTTTGTGgaggaaatgaaaaatgatatgaaTGGGAATCCCAATACGATAAAGGAAGGGGAAGATGGTGGCTTAGAGAAGGATGCAAGTCAGGCCTTGCTGGAAGAACTTCGACTCTCGGAAAGCTCCATCGGGATGGAAAACAAAGTTCTGGTGACACACTCCCTGGAAGATTCTGGCTTTGAGGAGAAGGAGAGCAGACCAGAAATGAAGCAAAATTTCTTGGATGATGGTGAAGAGAGAACTGTTGAAACTTCAGTAGGAAGTAAAAGTCACAAGAAAGACTATCATTCCTTGTTTGAATTTACAAGTGCCTCATCTATGTTCTTGTCCACAGAAAAAGTTACAAAAGGTGGTGAAAGATCATCCGAGTTAAAGAAAGACGAACTGATGACAGATTCTAATATCAAAGATGTTGCATCTCCAAGATCATTGCAGTCTGAAATGATTAAGCAAAGTCTACAGCCAAAAGAGTTTAGCTCACCTGTCAAACAGGATGTATCCAATGAATCAAATGTTTCCATTGAGGAGGATGATGAGAAAGTTATCATTCATTTGGACTCGAACCTAGACGAGTCCACAAATGGTAGTTCTAAGGTCACCCCTTTGCAACCTGTCGAAGTAGAgcgaaagttcaaggtcacagCAGACACCAAGATCAAGTTAGTAGAAATCGGTGCTGAACTTCACAAGGAAAAAGTCTTCCTTGACAAGTACTTTGACAATCCTGATTATTCccttaccttgaaagattgttGGTTAAGACAGAGGAATGAATCGTGGGAACTCAAAGTTGTAAATGGACAATTTACCAAATTAGCTTCTCAGTACCAAGAAATTACAGAGACTAATGAAATAGCAGACTTTTTAGTTAATCATTTCCATCGACTTGACCTGAAGGGTTTAGCAGTGGACCTAGTCATTAAAAAACTGGACCTACAGCCTTTTGTGGAGTATACAACCACCAGACAGACTTACTTCCTCCCAGAATGCATCATTGACCTAGATCTCACTGACTTTGGGTATCAGGTTGGAGAGATTGAAGTAATGGCAACAGACAAGTCCCAGATCCCGAGAGCTTTGGAAACCATCACCTCAGTGGCTGGAAAACTTG GTCTGAAGGAGGACGAGGCTTGTGCTGGGAAGTTTTCACACTACCTATATAGAAGGAGCCGACGTCTCTACCAGCATTTGGTGGACAGTGGCTCGGTGACACCTGTTGTTAACTAA
- the LOC105332807 gene encoding uncharacterized protein isoform X2, whose translation MEMDAGLNFIDHMETKESLPDRPKVLSPDKKKMFFVEEMKNDMNGNPNTIKEGEDGGLEKDASQALLEELRLSESSIGMENKVLVTHSLEDSGFEEKESRPEMKQNFLDDGEERTVETSVGSKSHKKDYHSLFEFTSASSMFLSTEKVTKGGERSSELKKDELMTDSNIKDVASPRSLQSEMIKQSLQPKEFSSPVKQDVSNESNVSIEEDDEKVIIHLDSNLDESTNGSSKVTPLQPVEVERKFKVTADTKIKLVEIGAELHKEKVFLDKYFDNPDYSLTLKDCWLRQRNESWELKVVNGQFTKLASQYQEITETNEIADFLVNHFHRLDLKGLAVDLVIKKLDLQPFVEYTTTRQTYFLPECIIDLDLTDFGYQVGEIEVMATDKSQIPRALETITSVAGKLGFETFQM comes from the exons ATGGAAATGGACGCAGGCTTGAACTTTATTGATCATATGGAGACAAAGGAGAGTTTACCAGACAGACCAAAAGTGCTCTCACCTGACAAAAAGAAGATGTTTTTTGTGgaggaaatgaaaaatgatatgaaTGGGAATCCCAATACGATAAAGGAAGGGGAAGATGGTGGCTTAGAGAAGGATGCAAGTCAGGCCTTGCTGGAAGAACTTCGACTCTCGGAAAGCTCCATCGGGATGGAAAACAAAGTTCTGGTGACACACTCCCTGGAAGATTCTGGCTTTGAGGAGAAGGAGAGCAGACCAGAAATGAAGCAAAATTTCTTGGATGATGGTGAAGAGAGAACTGTTGAAACTTCAGTAGGAAGTAAAAGTCACAAGAAAGACTATCATTCCTTGTTTGAATTTACAAGTGCCTCATCTATGTTCTTGTCCACAGAAAAAGTTACAAAAGGTGGTGAAAGATCATCCGAGTTAAAGAAAGACGAACTGATGACAGATTCTAATATCAAAGATGTTGCATCTCCAAGATCATTGCAGTCTGAAATGATTAAGCAAAGTCTACAGCCAAAAGAGTTTAGCTCACCTGTCAAACAGGATGTATCCAATGAATCAAATGTTTCCATTGAGGAGGATGATGAGAAAGTTATCATTCATTTGGACTCGAACCTAGACGAGTCCACAAATGGTAGTTCTAAGGTCACCCCTTTGCAACCTGTCGAAGTAGAgcgaaagttcaaggtcacagCAGACACCAAGATCAAGTTAGTAGAAATCGGTGCTGAACTTCACAAGGAAAAAGTCTTCCTTGACAAGTACTTTGACAATCCTGATTATTCccttaccttgaaagattgttGGTTAAGACAGAGGAATGAATCGTGGGAACTCAAAGTTGTAAATGGACAATTTACCAAATTAGCTTCTCAGTACCAAGAAATTACAGAGACTAATGAAATAGCAGACTTTTTAGTTAATCATTTCCATCGACTTGACCTGAAGGGTTTAGCAGTGGACCTAGTCATTAAAAAACTGGACCTACAGCCTTTTGTGGAGTATACAACCACCAGACAGACTTACTTCCTCCCAGAATGCATCATTGACCTAGATCTCACTGACTTTGGGTATCAGGTTGGAGAGATTGAAGTAATGGCAACAGACAAGTCCCAGATCCCGAGAGCTTTGGAAACCATCACCTCAGTGGCTGGAAAACTTG GATTTGAGACTTTTCAGATGTAG